GGCCGCTGGCGAAGCGGCCGGTCTCGCGGTAGAAGCCGTCGACGAGCCGCATCGTGGTGACCTCGTGGTCGCGCGGGTCGACGATCCAGTACGACGGCGCGCCCCACGCGGCGTAGCGCTGCACCTTGGCGATGTAGTCGTTGGCCCGGTTGGACGAGACGATCTCGACGACCAGGTGCGGGACGCCGGACAGCGCCCGTTGCTCCTCGGTCACGTCGTGGACCATCAGGTCCGGACCGAGCTCCTCGCGCACCCCGGTCGGGATCCAGCCCCAGCCGCCGGTCACCTGGGTGCCCGGAGCAAGGTGGTCGTTCAGAAGCACCTGCAGGCGGAACTGGATCTGTTGATGACGTTGTGAGGGTTGTGCGGCCACGACGAGAGCGCCTCCGAAGTACTCGCTCGGGACCACGTCCGCGGCGAGGTACTCCTCCCACGTCATCGGGAAGCGCTGCATCTCGTCACCTCGAC
This region of Nocardioides sp. L-11A genomic DNA includes:
- a CDS encoding Uma2 family endonuclease; this translates as MTVAIGPIRRGDEMQRFPMTWEEYLAADVVPSEYFGGALVVAAQPSQRHQQIQFRLQVLLNDHLAPGTQVTGGWGWIPTGVREELGPDLMVHDVTEEQRALSGVPHLVVEIVSSNRANDYIAKVQRYAAWGAPSYWIVDPRDHEVTTMRLVDGFYRETGRFASGQVVLAYGDVEVPVDIDALLA